From the genome of Flavobacterium luteolum, one region includes:
- a CDS encoding cupin-like domain-containing protein, producing MKLKQIERVKKISKEDFVSHYVKKQIPVVIEQLTEDWPAYNKWKLSYIKEIAGNSIVPLYDDRPVNHEDGFNEAHTTMKMSEYIDLLEEKPTNYRIFLYNLMKEVPSLKNDFLWPDIGLKLVKQMPMLFFGGENSRVFMHYDIDYSNILHFHFHGEKQCMIFPPDQSKFMYKVPHALISREDIDFDNPDYEKFPALKNVEGYITNLKHGEMLYMPEGYWHYMKYLTPGFSMSLRSFPKNIVNLSKAAYNVFIMRHFDIMMRKIQGQKWIDYKNEKAVKNTHQNLQRTL from the coding sequence ATGAAGTTAAAACAAATAGAAAGGGTTAAAAAAATCTCCAAAGAAGATTTTGTTTCCCATTATGTAAAAAAACAAATTCCTGTTGTTATTGAACAATTGACCGAAGACTGGCCAGCTTATAACAAATGGAAATTATCTTATATAAAAGAAATCGCAGGAAATTCAATCGTTCCTTTATACGACGACAGACCTGTAAACCACGAAGACGGATTTAACGAAGCGCATACCACCATGAAAATGAGTGAGTACATCGACTTATTAGAAGAAAAACCTACCAATTACCGTATTTTTCTTTATAATCTAATGAAAGAGGTTCCTTCATTAAAAAACGACTTTTTATGGCCCGATATTGGGTTGAAATTAGTGAAGCAAATGCCAATGCTGTTTTTTGGAGGAGAAAATTCGAGAGTTTTTATGCATTATGATATTGACTACTCGAACATTCTTCATTTCCATTTTCATGGCGAAAAGCAATGCATGATTTTTCCTCCAGATCAGTCTAAATTTATGTATAAAGTTCCTCATGCCTTAATTTCGAGAGAAGATATTGATTTTGATAATCCGGATTATGAAAAATTTCCAGCACTCAAAAATGTTGAAGGTTATATCACTAACTTAAAACATGGCGAAATGCTGTACATGCCAGAGGGATATTGGCATTATATGAAATATCTAACACCAGGATTTTCAATGAGTCTACGCTCTTTTCCAAAAAACATTGTCAATTTATCTAAAGCTGCATATAATGTTTTTATTATGCGTCATTTTGATATTATGATGCGAAAAATTCAGGGACAAAAGTGGATTGACTATAAAAACGAAAAAGCTGTTAAAAATACGCATCAAAATTTACAGCGTACCCTTTAA
- a CDS encoding T9SS sorting signal type C domain-containing protein, which translates to MKKNLLTVLSFFSFSTLVTYIRKPLEFSWKFKIIMVLVLSFFYTSSKAQTLVHAVPSSNASFPLPAGMDVVTVEAWGGGGAGGAAFAGSGWGRGAPGGGGGAYALGNITGITASTLNVVVGTPGAGGTGNGANGGPSFITGFSGVFYAPGGAGGVANLPTTGDNPPVATPSTTGAKGSITATNGGASGTGYNSLLNLALSSGNGGDAANLGPQKGGKGGVGYSSLLGANGAGKPGQEYGGGGSGAASSLPLIGSPTLYNGGSGAKGYVSITYTCKAYSFTSISAPNVCTTTGTTSQVQLTGTSASLPAGTYTVNYSTSSPSATLTASMEVPFPGGSGNFTATGLNLLGPSRITVNSLTSVDCVSSFSSNNYVDIVVGAPPTLTLNATTAVCASTSLQSTTLPYSNATNSPSTYSITWNASPTNSFLPVANAALPASPINISIPANTSQGTYTGNLTVKNAAGCTSIVYNFTVTVNPLPAITLGSIAGVCTSAALQNVTLPYTAPANSPTTYSITWGANPPNNFGTITNANLTASPISIAVPAGTAAGTYTGTLTVKNANGCTSTPSNFTVSVNSLPSVTLGTASSVCFNVAAQTSNLSYSAPANSPASYSIVWNTSPTNNFLAVTDAVLTASPISIAVPAGTAAGTYTGTLTVKNANGCTSTPSNFTVSVNSLPSVILGTASAVCFNAASQTSNLSYSAPANSPASYSIVWNTSPTNNFLAVTDAVLTASPISIAVPAGTAAGTYTGTLTVKNTNGCISTPSNFTVTVNSSPTIATSGNLTPVCQNALAQTASLPYSATAGSPISYSIDWAILNDQTTTSFSFDSAGGNVNNISVPANAAAGTYSGVMTIFTSNGCQTTQAISLTINSLPTISTSGVFTPVCQSSLAQTTTLNYNSTTGSPTNYAIDWVVLTDQGTTPFPFSSGSGEIVNINVPANTAAGTYNGIMTITTSNGCPVSQAVSLTVNPVVTAPVASVTQLPTCVNNTGIITVTSPASGTGYTYSIDGVDFSNTSGVFTGLSSGGYNVQVKNNTSGCESQPTPVTINAFVTKAWNGSVDANWANPANWTPTGVPIATDCIDIPDVGIDPIISGTNGSFFASRLTIQSNGSLIVESTNTITVTNEVNVLGNGVFVFENNSSLVQVSDVANFGNITYKRNTTPVRRYDVTYWSSPVTRDPAFTLHDLSPNTLWDKFHRYDSSVGWILIDNGAGEMVKGNGYSIRAPQSYDLNNAQVFGGEFVGVPNNGTISGPTTVAGKLVFLGNPYPSAIYADQFIHDNADRLYGTLYFWTHNSLPTQIPGSNTFTYTSTDFAYYNLSGQVDVGQMEGTGASSPGNQVPPGGYIASGQGFFAKTLTGQSVVYTNSMRVASFNSQFFKSKADTDEEKHRVWLNLTNTQGAFKQLLIGYITGATNSWDNSYDATTMNANPYLDFYSINEGKKLVIQGRAVPFVVSDTIPLGYKSTIPEGNFTMSIDHTDGNLSTQDIYLQDNVTKTIHNLKTGSYTFTSAPGTFLNRFVLRYTNKDDKPLGNEDFDNQNQQIVVSVKDKNIRLQSISDQENLQEAAIYDAGGTLLYLKKQIGNKEWLITNFQSGPQVLFVKMTLDNGKTVTRKIVFR; encoded by the coding sequence ATGAAAAAAAATTTACTTACGGTGCTGAGTTTCTTCAGCTTTTCAACTTTAGTAACTTATATTAGAAAACCCTTAGAATTTAGTTGGAAATTTAAAATCATAATGGTTTTGGTTTTATCATTTTTTTATACTTCTTCAAAAGCACAAACTTTAGTGCATGCAGTTCCTTCTAGTAATGCTTCTTTTCCTCTTCCAGCAGGGATGGATGTTGTTACTGTAGAAGCTTGGGGAGGTGGAGGTGCAGGGGGAGCCGCTTTTGCGGGCTCAGGATGGGGAAGAGGTGCTCCTGGCGGCGGCGGCGGGGCTTATGCTTTAGGAAATATTACAGGAATAACAGCATCAACTTTAAATGTTGTTGTTGGTACTCCCGGTGCGGGAGGAACAGGTAATGGAGCCAATGGTGGACCATCTTTTATAACAGGTTTTTCTGGAGTTTTTTACGCGCCAGGAGGAGCTGGTGGTGTTGCCAATCTTCCAACTACAGGAGATAATCCTCCTGTTGCAACGCCTTCCACTACAGGTGCTAAAGGAAGTATTACAGCGACAAATGGAGGAGCTTCGGGAACAGGGTATAATAGTTTGCTTAATTTAGCTCTTTCATCTGGAAATGGTGGAGATGCAGCCAATCTTGGCCCGCAAAAAGGAGGAAAAGGAGGGGTTGGTTATTCTAGTCTTTTAGGAGCAAATGGTGCGGGGAAGCCTGGACAGGAATATGGAGGAGGAGGTTCAGGAGCGGCTAGTTCTTTACCTTTAATAGGGTCACCAACTTTATATAACGGAGGAAGTGGTGCAAAAGGTTATGTTAGCATTACTTATACTTGTAAAGCGTATAGTTTTACCTCAATATCAGCACCAAATGTTTGCACGACAACAGGGACAACTTCACAGGTACAACTTACCGGCACATCAGCAAGTTTGCCTGCGGGGACATATACAGTAAACTACAGTACAAGTAGTCCATCGGCTACATTGACTGCTTCAATGGAAGTTCCGTTTCCAGGAGGTTCAGGAAATTTCACTGCTACTGGTCTAAATCTTTTAGGCCCAAGTAGAATAACAGTTAATTCTTTAACTTCTGTAGATTGTGTTTCTTCATTTTCTTCAAACAATTATGTAGATATTGTAGTTGGCGCACCACCAACATTGACATTGAATGCGACAACTGCAGTATGTGCGAGTACAAGTTTGCAAAGTACCACATTGCCGTATAGTAACGCTACCAATTCTCCTTCTACTTATAGCATAACTTGGAATGCAAGTCCAACAAATAGTTTTTTGCCAGTTGCAAATGCAGCTTTGCCGGCAAGCCCAATCAATATTTCAATACCTGCCAATACATCACAGGGTACTTATACAGGAAATTTAACGGTGAAAAATGCGGCAGGCTGTACATCAATAGTATATAATTTTACTGTTACAGTAAATCCGTTACCAGCAATTACATTAGGCAGTATAGCTGGAGTTTGTACAAGCGCTGCTCTACAAAATGTAACATTGCCTTATACAGCTCCCGCCAATTCACCAACAACCTATAGTATTACTTGGGGTGCAAATCCGCCTAATAACTTTGGGACAATTACAAATGCAAATTTAACAGCCAGTCCAATAAGTATTGCCGTTCCAGCGGGAACAGCAGCGGGAACTTATACAGGAACCTTAACGGTAAAAAACGCGAATGGATGTACTTCGACACCAAGTAATTTTACAGTATCCGTAAATTCATTACCATCAGTCACACTTGGAACTGCAAGTTCGGTTTGTTTTAATGTTGCAGCTCAGACCTCTAATTTAAGCTATAGCGCTCCCGCCAATTCGCCAGCATCTTACAGCATTGTCTGGAACACGAGCCCTACGAATAATTTTTTGGCAGTTACAGATGCCGTTTTAACCGCTAGTCCAATAAGTATTGCCGTTCCAGCGGGAACAGCAGCGGGAACTTATACAGGAACCTTAACGGTAAAAAACGCGAATGGATGTACTTCGACACCAAGTAATTTTACAGTATCCGTAAATTCATTACCATCAGTCATACTTGGAACAGCTAGCGCGGTTTGTTTTAATGCTGCATCTCAGACCTCTAATTTAAGCTATAGCGCACCGGCCAATTCGCCAGCATCTTACAGCATTGTCTGGAACACGAGCCCTACGAATAATTTTTTGGCAGTTACAGATGCCGTTTTAACCGCTAGTCCAATAAGTATTGCCGTTCCAGCAGGAACAGCAGCGGGAACTTATACAGGAACTTTAACGGTAAAAAATACGAATGGATGTATTTCGACACCAAGTAATTTTACAGTAACCGTTAATTCGTCTCCAACAATTGCAACTTCAGGAAATTTAACTCCAGTTTGCCAAAATGCATTAGCGCAAACAGCATCTTTGCCATATTCTGCCACAGCTGGTTCACCTATTAGCTATTCAATAGATTGGGCAATTTTAAATGATCAAACTACTACCTCTTTTTCTTTTGATTCTGCGGGAGGAAATGTAAATAATATTAGTGTTCCTGCTAATGCAGCAGCTGGAACTTATAGTGGAGTAATGACAATTTTCACATCAAATGGATGTCAAACGACACAAGCAATTTCACTAACAATTAACAGTCTTCCAACTATAAGCACATCAGGAGTCTTTACTCCGGTTTGTCAGAGTTCATTGGCGCAGACTACTACATTAAATTATAATTCGACAACAGGATCTCCAACGAATTATGCAATTGACTGGGTTGTTTTAACCGATCAAGGCACAACACCATTTCCTTTTAGTTCGGGATCAGGAGAAATTGTCAATATAAATGTTCCAGCAAATACCGCAGCAGGAACTTATAATGGGATCATGACAATTACAACTTCTAATGGCTGCCCAGTAAGTCAGGCAGTTTCTTTAACAGTAAATCCGGTTGTAACTGCACCCGTAGCTTCTGTTACCCAACTTCCAACTTGTGTAAATAATACAGGGATAATAACAGTAACTTCTCCAGCTTCAGGAACTGGATATACTTATAGTATCGATGGAGTAGATTTTAGTAATACTTCAGGAGTATTTACAGGTTTATCTTCAGGAGGTTATAATGTGCAAGTAAAAAATAATACATCAGGATGCGAATCACAACCAACACCCGTCACGATAAATGCTTTTGTGACTAAAGCATGGAATGGAAGTGTTGATGCCAATTGGGCAAACCCCGCTAACTGGACACCTACAGGAGTTCCTATTGCAACAGATTGTATAGATATTCCAGATGTAGGTATTGATCCGATAATTTCTGGAACAAACGGAAGTTTTTTTGCTAGCAGATTAACGATTCAGAGTAATGGTTCTTTGATTGTGGAAAGCACCAATACAATTACGGTAACCAATGAAGTGAATGTGTTAGGTAATGGAGTTTTTGTCTTTGAAAATAATTCAAGTTTGGTGCAAGTTTCAGATGTGGCGAATTTTGGAAATATTACCTATAAAAGAAATACAACTCCTGTAAGACGTTATGATGTTACCTATTGGTCTTCTCCAGTAACCCGTGATCCAGCATTTACATTACATGATTTATCTCCGAATACGCTGTGGGACAAATTTCACAGATATGATTCATCTGTTGGATGGATATTAATTGATAATGGAGCAGGAGAAATGGTAAAGGGAAATGGTTATAGTATTAGAGCTCCTCAATCTTATGATTTGAATAATGCTCAAGTTTTTGGTGGAGAATTCGTTGGTGTACCAAATAATGGAACTATTTCAGGACCAACAACTGTAGCTGGAAAATTAGTTTTTCTAGGAAATCCATATCCTTCAGCGATTTATGCGGATCAATTTATTCATGACAATGCAGATCGTTTGTACGGGACATTGTATTTTTGGACACATAATAGCCTTCCTACTCAGATACCAGGCAGTAATACCTTTACTTACACTAGCACAGATTTTGCCTATTACAATTTATCAGGACAGGTAGATGTAGGACAAATGGAAGGAACAGGGGCGTCGTCTCCAGGAAATCAAGTTCCGCCAGGAGGATATATTGCTTCGGGACAAGGTTTTTTTGCTAAAACTTTAACGGGTCAGAGCGTTGTCTATACCAATTCGATGCGTGTTGCTAGTTTTAACAGTCAGTTTTTTAAATCTAAAGCTGATACTGATGAAGAAAAACATCGTGTCTGGTTGAATTTGACAAATACACAAGGAGCGTTTAAGCAATTACTTATCGGGTATATAACTGGCGCCACTAACTCGTGGGATAATAGTTACGATGCAACGACAATGAACGCCAATCCGTATCTTGATTTTTATAGTATAAATGAAGGTAAAAAACTTGTTATCCAAGGAAGAGCCGTACCTTTTGTTGTTTCCGATACGATACCTTTAGGATATAAATCGACAATTCCAGAAGGTAATTTTACAATGTCGATAGATCATACAGATGGGAATTTAAGTACTCAGGATATTTACCTGCAAGACAATGTAACAAAGACTATTCACAATCTTAAAACGGGGAGCTATACCTTTACATCGGCACCAGGAACTTTCCTTAATCGTTTTGTATTACGATATACAAATAAGGATGATAAACCGCTTGGTAATGAGGATTTTGATAATCAGAATCAGCAGATAGTTGTTTCTGTTAAGGATAAAAATATCAGATTGCAATCTATTTCAGACCAGGAAAATCTTCAAGAAGCTGCTATTTATGATGCAGGGGGTACATTATTATACCTTAAAAAACAAATTGGAAACAAAGAATGGCTTATAACAAACTTTCAATCGGGACCTCAAGTATTATTCGTCAAAATGACTTTAGATAACGGAAAAACGGTTACAAGGAAAATAGTATTCAGATAA
- a CDS encoding T9SS sorting signal type C domain-containing protein — protein MIKNLFYSLISLLLIPGSSLFAQQGKVDRTFNVFDDGQNGDGFNGAVRTLLLQKNGSLIVGGDYLSLNGFPVSYLTRLNPNGSIDESFNTGTGFNGKIYASYLQPDGKIILGGNFTMYNGINAGRLIRLNPDGSYDPTFNTTVGATTGIVYDITMQSEGKIIIVGSFSKYTNSTVNRVARLFPNGTLDSSFLTGSGSTLNITHVKISDEEKVILTGNFITFNGISANRIVRLNSNGSFDFTFNCGDGFNDDVNAIALQSDGKIVLGGNFTTFNNAVANRLIRLNIDGTKDESFQTGSGFSKEGVQTLKIDLNGDLMVGGSFTGLYNSNDVNRLVFLNSDGTVKSNFDIGSGPASASVLCLEFDEEGSWFVGGSFYVFNGLNQGRLAKINNEGEHDIGYLSSGIGFDNSVLSLLPLPNQKTIVSGNFNKFNGVPVSRITCLLEDGSLDPSFNAGRSGANNLVKTISLQTDGKAIIGGNFTKYNDINSNRIVRILSNGEIDNSFNSGDGFNSQVYALAIQNDQKIIVAGAFTKYNGTSLNRIVRLLPDGSKDTSFNTGLGADGTIEAIVIQSDGKILLGGHFKTFNAQSFSGLVRLNSDGSIDSSFNIQNGFDKYVYALALQSNNKIIVGGTFLTFNGIPEKRIVRLNSDGSLDTAFESGTGFSKGDVRSILVQPDDRILVGGSFSGTYSNTASSRLIRLMPSGVFDNSFTAPLNNTLFDMKFSADYKLFIGGNFNSVAGISKHRVARLKLCVNTTVWNGNIWSNGPPSVGKDVYFKENFPQLTSTTICGCNIDQGKTVTLLEKNTLAVEFAYTGSGTLVLEDAASLYQSDDDMVNTGIIHLIRKTKPVIRYDMTYWSSPVDKQTMKDFSPDTLGDKYYWHDPISNWITDFNGTMDMVPGQGYCIRAPQNYSITDRTIFEGTFKGIPNNGKVDAEFKVVNSLYLIGNPYPSAINADLFIKNNSSKIQGALYFWTHNTPPSNGKYSADDCVVYNLLGGVGISSSLNSENYTTTPDGTIASGQGFFVRSKAVGFIEFNNNMRIKAHNSSFFRPSSQSELKNEKFRFWLNLHNGKNALKQILLGYDKEASNSVDYYDAVSLSSSQEIDFYSILENKKLVIQGRAMPWTENDSINLGFKTTTKTTLNLEIDHQDPLFDEISIFLVDRTLNRCHNLSESPYQFDSEAGTFNNRFSIIYANKNLGNTTFEDISKSILISNKNHMINIESFDERINEVIIFDISGNELYKKNQLESKKISIQNLFSSHQVLLVKVIFENGKSVSKKVVF, from the coding sequence TTGATTAAAAATTTATTTTATTCTTTAATTTCACTTTTGCTCATTCCTGGTTCTAGCCTTTTTGCACAACAGGGTAAAGTCGATCGCACTTTTAATGTATTTGATGATGGACAAAACGGAGACGGTTTTAACGGAGCTGTGCGGACTCTTCTTTTACAAAAAAATGGAAGCTTAATTGTTGGAGGTGATTACCTCAGTTTAAACGGATTCCCAGTCTCTTATCTTACGCGTTTAAATCCTAACGGATCTATTGATGAAAGTTTTAATACAGGTACAGGTTTTAATGGCAAAATTTACGCATCATATTTACAGCCAGACGGTAAAATTATCTTAGGAGGAAATTTTACAATGTATAACGGAATTAATGCGGGAAGACTTATTCGTCTCAATCCTGATGGATCTTATGATCCAACTTTTAATACTACGGTAGGAGCGACAACAGGAATTGTCTATGACATTACAATGCAGTCAGAGGGGAAAATAATAATTGTTGGAAGCTTTTCAAAATATACAAATTCAACAGTGAATCGAGTGGCTCGTTTGTTTCCAAACGGAACACTCGATTCTTCATTTTTGACTGGTTCTGGTTCAACTTTAAATATTACTCATGTTAAGATATCAGATGAAGAAAAAGTCATTCTTACAGGAAATTTTATTACGTTTAATGGAATTTCGGCAAATAGAATTGTACGCTTAAATAGTAATGGCAGTTTCGATTTTACTTTTAATTGTGGAGATGGGTTTAATGATGATGTTAACGCCATCGCATTGCAATCTGATGGAAAAATCGTATTAGGAGGAAATTTTACCACATTTAATAATGCTGTTGCCAACCGTCTTATTCGATTAAATATAGATGGTACAAAAGACGAAAGTTTTCAGACAGGATCAGGTTTTAGTAAAGAAGGAGTTCAAACCTTAAAAATAGATTTAAACGGAGATTTAATGGTAGGAGGATCTTTTACAGGTTTATACAATAGCAACGATGTCAATAGACTAGTTTTTCTAAATTCGGATGGAACCGTAAAATCAAATTTTGATATTGGCTCTGGGCCTGCTTCTGCATCTGTTTTATGTCTAGAATTTGACGAAGAAGGTTCTTGGTTTGTGGGAGGATCTTTTTATGTGTTTAATGGACTAAATCAAGGCAGATTGGCTAAAATTAATAACGAAGGCGAACACGATATTGGTTATTTGTCATCGGGAATAGGTTTTGATAATTCTGTTTTGAGTCTTTTACCACTTCCAAATCAAAAAACAATTGTTAGCGGTAATTTCAATAAATTCAATGGCGTACCAGTTTCAAGAATAACTTGTCTGTTAGAAGATGGTTCTCTTGATCCGTCCTTTAATGCTGGAAGATCTGGTGCAAATAACTTAGTAAAAACAATATCCTTACAGACTGATGGGAAAGCAATTATTGGAGGAAATTTTACAAAGTATAATGATATAAACAGCAACAGGATTGTTAGAATTTTATCTAATGGAGAAATCGATAATTCATTTAATAGCGGAGACGGCTTTAATTCTCAAGTCTATGCGTTGGCAATTCAGAATGACCAAAAAATAATTGTTGCAGGTGCATTCACAAAATACAATGGTACAAGTTTGAATAGGATTGTGAGACTTCTTCCGGATGGCTCAAAAGACACTAGTTTTAATACTGGTTTGGGTGCCGATGGAACTATTGAAGCAATAGTGATACAATCTGATGGAAAGATTCTTCTTGGCGGGCATTTTAAAACTTTTAATGCACAGTCTTTTTCTGGTTTAGTTCGTCTAAATTCTGATGGCAGTATTGATTCTAGCTTTAATATTCAAAATGGTTTTGATAAATATGTTTATGCATTGGCACTCCAATCAAATAATAAGATTATTGTTGGAGGAACATTTTTAACTTTTAATGGTATTCCTGAAAAAAGAATAGTTCGGTTAAATAGTGATGGAAGCCTTGACACGGCATTTGAATCTGGAACTGGTTTTAGTAAAGGAGATGTCCGTTCAATTTTAGTACAGCCAGATGATCGAATTTTGGTTGGAGGATCTTTTTCGGGAACATACAGTAATACAGCATCTTCCAGACTTATTAGGTTGATGCCTTCTGGAGTTTTTGATAATTCTTTTACTGCGCCTTTGAATAACACCCTGTTTGATATGAAATTTAGTGCAGATTATAAATTGTTTATTGGAGGTAATTTTAATTCAGTTGCAGGTATTTCAAAACATAGAGTCGCTCGTTTAAAACTTTGTGTAAATACTACAGTTTGGAATGGGAATATATGGTCAAATGGTCCACCTTCAGTAGGAAAAGATGTGTATTTTAAAGAGAATTTCCCGCAACTAACCAGTACTACTATTTGCGGTTGCAATATTGATCAAGGTAAGACCGTGACCTTGTTAGAAAAAAATACTCTCGCAGTAGAGTTTGCATATACTGGTTCTGGAACTTTAGTATTAGAAGATGCAGCAAGTTTATATCAGTCAGATGATGATATGGTAAATACAGGAATTATTCATTTAATAAGAAAAACAAAACCGGTAATCCGTTATGATATGACCTATTGGTCTTCGCCCGTTGATAAGCAAACAATGAAAGATTTTTCACCAGATACTCTTGGAGATAAATACTACTGGCATGACCCAATTTCTAACTGGATAACAGATTTTAATGGAACCATGGATATGGTTCCTGGGCAAGGTTACTGTATAAGAGCTCCGCAAAATTATTCAATTACTGATCGTACAATATTTGAGGGAACTTTTAAAGGAATTCCGAACAATGGTAAAGTAGATGCTGAGTTTAAAGTAGTGAACAGCCTTTATTTGATAGGAAACCCATATCCTTCCGCTATAAATGCAGATCTTTTTATAAAAAACAATTCTTCGAAAATACAGGGCGCTCTTTATTTTTGGACGCATAATACACCTCCTTCCAATGGCAAATATTCAGCAGATGACTGCGTAGTATATAATCTTTTAGGTGGTGTTGGAATAAGTTCTTCTTTAAATTCAGAAAACTATACTACAACTCCAGATGGTACAATAGCTTCTGGGCAAGGTTTTTTTGTGCGAAGTAAAGCAGTAGGTTTTATTGAGTTTAATAATAATATGAGAATCAAAGCTCATAATAGTTCTTTTTTTAGACCTAGTTCTCAAAGTGAGCTCAAAAACGAGAAATTTCGATTTTGGCTTAATCTCCATAATGGGAAAAATGCCCTAAAACAAATTTTATTGGGCTATGACAAAGAAGCTTCCAACTCTGTCGACTATTATGATGCAGTATCTCTCAGTTCAAGTCAAGAAATTGATTTTTACAGCATTTTAGAGAATAAAAAATTGGTAATTCAAGGAAGAGCAATGCCATGGACAGAAAATGATTCTATTAATTTGGGATTTAAAACCACTACCAAAACGACTTTAAATTTAGAGATTGACCACCAAGATCCATTATTTGATGAAATCAGTATTTTTTTAGTGGATAGAACGCTAAATAGATGTCATAATCTTTCCGAAAGTCCATATCAATTTGATTCTGAAGCAGGAACTTTTAACAATCGGTTTTCAATAATTTATGCCAATAAAAATTTAGGAAATACAACTTTTGAAGACATTTCTAAGAGCATTTTAATATCAAATAAAAATCATATGATAAATATTGAATCGTTCGATGAAAGGATCAATGAGGTTATAATTTTTGATATTTCAGGAAATGAATTATACAAAAAGAATCAGCTTGAAAGTAAAAAAATATCAATTCAAAATTTGTTCTCTTCGCACCAAGTTTTATTAGTAAAAGTCATTTTTGAAAATGGAAAATCTGTTTCTAAAAAAGTGGTTTTTTAA